The following are encoded together in the Bacillus cereus group sp. RP43 genome:
- a CDS encoding alkaline phosphatase family protein has translation MDKALTNHVIILSFDCLSALDFPILQKLPNFQTLIKKGAIAKKVEPIYPSVTYPSHSTIVTGNYPNKHGVVSNTLLQPGRESPDWHWYRKSIKGTTLYDEARKANLTTAALLWPVTGRANIDYNLPEIFPNRPWQNQILVSLFSGSPLYQLDLNRRFGHIRNGLSQPELDDFVLASAVHTIHTKKPNVMFVHFTDLDTQRHYHGFESKETVAAIHRHDERLGTIIHALKESGIYEESTIIALGDHSALSENKAIQLNVLFRQKGLISVNKSGKLLDWKAYCQSCDGSAYVHVKDKNDTETIKEIQLLLEELLQDKQNGIEFILHDEDAKERGADGNCLFMLEAMEGYYFIENYTGDFIKEITKKDVTSSKKYTFGTHGYSPTKPNYETIFMAAGKGIQSGVTVPYMRLIDEGPTIARLLGLHLGETDGAIVEDLLQL, from the coding sequence ATGGATAAAGCATTAACAAATCACGTCATTATTTTATCTTTCGACTGCTTATCAGCTTTAGATTTTCCTATATTACAAAAACTACCTAATTTCCAAACTTTAATAAAAAAGGGCGCGATTGCGAAAAAAGTGGAGCCAATTTATCCTTCTGTAACATATCCAAGCCACTCAACAATCGTAACCGGTAATTATCCTAATAAGCATGGCGTTGTCAGCAATACATTACTTCAACCAGGACGTGAGTCACCAGATTGGCATTGGTATCGAAAGTCCATTAAAGGAACAACTTTATATGATGAAGCACGCAAAGCAAATTTAACGACAGCAGCCCTTCTATGGCCTGTTACTGGAAGAGCAAATATCGATTACAATTTACCAGAAATTTTTCCAAATAGACCGTGGCAAAATCAAATTTTAGTTTCATTATTTAGCGGTAGCCCACTATATCAATTAGATTTAAATCGTCGTTTCGGCCATATACGAAATGGATTATCACAGCCTGAGCTTGATGATTTCGTCCTTGCTTCTGCCGTACATACAATCCATACGAAAAAGCCTAATGTTATGTTTGTACATTTTACTGATTTAGACACTCAAAGACATTACCATGGCTTCGAGTCCAAGGAAACAGTAGCTGCAATCCATAGACATGATGAACGCCTTGGAACAATTATTCATGCATTAAAAGAAAGCGGGATATACGAAGAGAGTACCATTATTGCACTTGGCGATCATAGTGCTTTAAGTGAAAACAAAGCAATCCAACTAAATGTCCTATTCCGTCAAAAAGGACTTATATCCGTAAATAAAAGTGGAAAGTTACTAGATTGGAAAGCTTATTGCCAAAGCTGTGATGGATCTGCCTACGTACATGTAAAAGATAAAAATGATACTGAAACGATTAAAGAGATTCAACTTCTTCTTGAAGAGCTTCTTCAGGATAAACAAAATGGAATTGAATTTATTCTGCACGATGAAGATGCAAAAGAACGTGGTGCTGATGGTAATTGCTTGTTTATGCTAGAAGCCATGGAAGGTTATTACTTCATTGAAAATTATACAGGTGATTTCATAAAAGAAATTACTAAAAAAGATGTTACTTCTAGTAAGAAATATACATTTGGAACACACGGATATTCCCCAACAAAACCTAACTATGAAACAATTTTTATGGCTGCTGGGAAAGGCATTCAAAGTGGTGTTACAGTCCCATATATGAGACTTATTGATGAAGGCCCGACTATTGCTAGATTACTCGGTTTGCACTTAGGTGAAACAGACGGAGCAATTGTAGAGGATTTACTTCAATTGTAA
- a CDS encoding MFS transporter: MNALFKNRAFMLVMTSDILQQFAIWIRNMALLYFIMERTNNDPVSVSLLSVMEYAPIFIFSFIGGALADRWNPKRTMVAGDVLSVLSIIGIVLLLKLDYWQAIFFATLISAIVGQFSQPSSSRIFKRYVKEEQVANAIAFNQTLQSLFMIFGPVVGSLVYTQLGLFMSLYSLIILFLLSAIALSFLPKWVEQEQVARDSLKNDIKEGWKYVLHTKNLRMITITFTIMGLAVGLTNPLEVFLVIERLGMEKEAVQYLAAADGIGMLIGGIVAAVFASKVNPKKMFVFGMSILAMSFLVEGLSTSFWITSFMRFGTGICLACVNIVVGTLMIQLVPENMIGRVNGTILPLFMGAMLIGTSLAGGLKEMTSLVIVFCIAMLLILLAIGPVLRMQIKKEDIANREEMTNSLVSK; the protein is encoded by the coding sequence ATGAACGCTTTATTTAAAAACCGAGCATTTATGCTTGTTATGACATCTGATATTTTACAACAATTTGCAATTTGGATCAGAAATATGGCTCTTTTGTATTTCATAATGGAGCGAACGAATAATGATCCGGTTTCAGTTTCGTTGTTATCGGTTATGGAATATGCACCTATCTTTATTTTCTCGTTTATCGGTGGTGCGCTAGCTGATCGCTGGAATCCGAAAAGAACAATGGTCGCTGGAGATGTATTAAGTGTACTGTCTATTATAGGAATTGTCTTATTGTTAAAGCTGGATTATTGGCAGGCTATATTTTTTGCAACACTTATTTCCGCGATTGTAGGTCAGTTTTCTCAGCCATCATCTTCGCGTATATTTAAGCGCTATGTAAAAGAAGAACAGGTAGCAAATGCGATTGCATTTAACCAAACATTACAGTCATTATTTATGATTTTTGGACCAGTGGTAGGATCGCTTGTGTATACACAACTTGGTTTATTTATGTCACTATATAGCTTAATCATTTTATTTTTGTTATCTGCTATCGCCCTTTCATTTTTACCAAAATGGGTTGAACAAGAGCAAGTGGCGAGAGATTCATTAAAAAATGATATAAAAGAGGGTTGGAAATACGTTCTTCATACGAAAAATTTACGTATGATTACGATCACTTTCACCATTATGGGCTTAGCAGTTGGACTAACAAATCCGTTAGAGGTGTTTCTTGTAATAGAAAGGCTTGGAATGGAAAAAGAAGCAGTTCAATATTTAGCCGCAGCTGATGGAATAGGTATGTTAATCGGTGGTATTGTTGCTGCAGTTTTCGCTTCAAAAGTGAATCCGAAAAAGATGTTTGTATTCGGTATGAGCATATTAGCGATGTCATTTTTAGTAGAAGGGCTATCTACATCATTTTGGATTACTAGTTTCATGAGGTTTGGAACAGGTATTTGTTTAGCTTGTGTTAATATCGTTGTCGGTACGCTTATGATTCAACTTGTACCAGAAAATATGATTGGAAGAGTAAATGGAACGATTTTACCATTGTTTATGGGGGCAATGTTAATTGGAACTTCACTAGCTGGAGGATTGAAGGAGATGACCTCACTAGTTATCGTATTTTGTATAGCAATGTTACTTATTTTATTAGCAATAGGTCCGGTTTTACGTATGCAAATAAAGAAAGAAGATATTGCGAATCGAGAGGAAATGACGAATTCATTGGTTTCGAAATAG
- a CDS encoding DUF1992 domain-containing protein, producing MDVFLNIAEEKIRQAIRNGDLNHIPGKGKPLQLEDLSMVPPELRMSYKILKNAGMIPPEMELQKDILKTEDLIACCYDEAERKKLQEELTTKTLRFQQVMEKRKIKDSSAFCMYQDKVFRKLR from the coding sequence GTGGATGTGTTTTTGAACATTGCTGAAGAAAAAATTCGACAAGCAATACGGAATGGAGACCTTAATCATATTCCTGGAAAAGGAAAACCACTACAATTAGAAGACCTTTCAATGGTACCTCCAGAATTAAGGATGAGCTATAAAATTTTAAAAAATGCGGGTATGATTCCACCAGAAATGGAACTACAAAAAGATATATTAAAAACAGAAGACTTAATTGCGTGCTGTTATGATGAAGCAGAGAGAAAAAAATTACAAGAAGAGTTAACGACAAAAACGCTGCGTTTTCAGCAAGTAATGGAAAAAAGGAAAATTAAAGATAGTTCAGCCTTTTGTATGTATCAAGATAAAGTATTTCGTAAATTACGCTAA
- a CDS encoding helix-turn-helix transcriptional regulator — translation MKNQIYELRTENNISQGALADKCNVSRQTINAIENNKYDPSLALAFRLAEVLGTTVDKLFLYKL, via the coding sequence GTGAAAAACCAAATCTATGAATTACGCACTGAAAATAATATTTCACAAGGTGCATTAGCTGATAAGTGTAACGTATCAAGACAGACGATAAATGCAATTGAGAATAATAAGTATGATCCAAGCTTAGCACTAGCATTCCGGTTAGCAGAAGTATTAGGAACAACTGTCGATAAACTATTTTTGTACAAGCTGTAG
- a CDS encoding LPXTG cell wall anchor domain-containing protein — MTKIFILASTLSLSFFSGLNIGNAATENFNPITNAIVQHNDNLAEGNSKDNNKPLGNNGSQDDSGSDGNGSGGSGSGGNGSGGSGSDGNGSGGNGSGGNGSGGSGSGGSGSGGNGSGGNGSDGNGSDGNGSGGNGSGGSGSGGNGSGGNGSGGSGSGGSGSDGNGSGGNGSGGSGSDGNGSGGNGSGGSGSDGNGSGGSGSGGNGSGGSGSGGSGSGGNGSGGDGSGGNGSGGNGSGGSGSGGDGSGGNGSGGNGSGGNGSGDNGSGGSGSGGNGSGGSGSGGSGSQGGNRVKGDSSSQGGNGSQGGNRVKGDSSSQGDNGSQNGKAKDNSVKQGDKLPNTATHYPASILMGLSTFLIGMLLFIRRKNAK, encoded by the coding sequence ATGACAAAAATCTTCATTTTAGCATCAACACTTTCTTTATCCTTTTTTAGCGGCTTAAATATTGGTAATGCTGCAACTGAAAACTTCAATCCAATAACAAACGCCATTGTACAACATAACGATAATTTAGCAGAAGGTAATTCAAAAGATAATAATAAACCTCTAGGAAACAATGGTTCTCAGGACGATAGTGGTTCTGACGGCAACGGTTCTGGTGGCAGTGGCTCTGGTGGCAACGGTTCTGGTGGCAGTGGTTCTGATGGCAATGGTTCTGGTGGCAATGGTTCTGGTGGCAACGGTTCTGGTGGCAGCGGTTCTGGTGGCAGTGGTTCTGGTGGCAACGGCTCTGGTGGCAACGGTTCTGATGGCAACGGTTCTGATGGCAACGGCTCTGGTGGCAACGGTTCTGGTGGCAGTGGCTCTGGTGGCAACGGTTCTGGTGGCAATGGTTCTGGTGGCAGCGGTTCTGGTGGCAGTGGCTCTGATGGCAATGGCTCTGGTGGCAACGGTTCTGGTGGCAGTGGTTCTGATGGCAATGGCTCTGGTGGCAACGGTTCTGGTGGCAGTGGCTCTGATGGCAATGGCTCTGGTGGCAGTGGTTCCGGTGGCAACGGTTCTGGTGGCAGTGGTTCTGGTGGCAGTGGTTCTGGCGGCAACGGTTCTGGTGGCGACGGTTCTGGTGGCAATGGTTCTGGCGGCAACGGCTCTGGTGGCAGTGGTTCTGGTGGCGACGGTTCTGGTGGCAATGGTTCTGGTGGCAATGGTTCTGGCGGCAACGGCTCTGGTGACAACGGCTCTGGTGGCAGTGGTTCTGGCGGCAACGGTTCTGGTGGCAGTGGTTCTGGCGGCAGTGGCTCTCAGGGAGGCAACCGCGTTAAAGGCGACAGCAGTTCTCAAGGTGGCAATGGCTCTCAGGGAGGCAACCGTGTTAAAGGCGATAGCAGTTCTCAAGGTGACAATGGCTCTCAAAATGGCAAAGCAAAAGATAATTCAGTAAAACAAGGCGATAAGTTACCTAATACTGCAACACATTATCCTGCATCTATTTTAATGGGACTTTCAACATTCCTAATTGGTATGTTATTGTTTATTCGCCGTAAAAATGCAAAATAA
- a CDS encoding thioredoxin domain-containing protein, with protein MNKFETIEELATHIEEQQLVLLFIKTENCGVCDVMLRKVNCVLENYDYVEKVEILLQDMQELAGRYAVFTGPTVLLFYNGKEILRESRFISLENLERTIQLFED; from the coding sequence ATGAATAAATTTGAAACGATAGAAGAATTAGCGACACATATTGAAGAACAACAATTAGTACTTCTGTTTATTAAAACGGAGAATTGTGGTGTTTGTGATGTTATGCTAAGAAAAGTAAATTGCGTATTAGAGAATTATGATTACGTAGAGAAAGTAGAAATATTACTACAAGACATGCAAGAGCTTGCGGGGCGGTATGCAGTATTTACAGGGCCAACAGTTTTATTATTTTATAATGGAAAAGAGATCCTTCGTGAATCGCGCTTCATTTCACTTGAAAATCTAGAGAGAACCATTCAATTATTCGAGGATTAA
- a CDS encoding YesK-like family protein produces the protein MDWLDGFGIFYIIGGVTILLVFFMSYLLKKRFPDKQFDIIFALSLVLLCLAFFPVTMIAIGGWEGMGYGFICFFVLIGTLIGMVAHQLVKIVRKSYV, from the coding sequence GTGGATTGGTTAGATGGATTTGGTATCTTTTACATCATTGGTGGAGTCACGATTCTCCTTGTATTTTTTATGTCATATTTACTAAAGAAACGTTTTCCAGACAAACAGTTTGATATTATATTTGCACTTAGTTTAGTACTTCTTTGTTTAGCTTTCTTTCCTGTAACAATGATTGCTATTGGTGGATGGGAAGGAATGGGATATGGATTTATTTGTTTCTTCGTTTTAATTGGTACACTTATTGGTATGGTTGCTCATCAACTTGTAAAAATAGTTCGGAAAAGTTATGTATAA
- a CDS encoding TetR family transcriptional regulator C-terminal domain-containing protein — protein MRRSAEEIKKEIAYKAESLFSQKGYAATSMEDICEITGRSKGSIYYHFKSKEELFLFVVKQHTYDWLEKWNEKEKLYSTSTEKLYGLAEYYVEDIQQPISNAIEEFSMSQVVSKEILDELLALTRESYVMFEKLIEAGIQSGEFREDNTRELMYIVNGLLSGLGVLYYELDHKELKRIYKKAIDVLLKGMAAE, from the coding sequence ATGAGAAGAAGTGCAGAAGAGATAAAGAAAGAAATTGCATATAAAGCAGAAAGCCTGTTTTCACAAAAAGGTTATGCAGCTACATCGATGGAAGATATTTGTGAAATTACAGGGCGAAGTAAAGGAAGTATTTATTATCACTTTAAAAGTAAAGAAGAATTATTTTTATTTGTAGTGAAACAGCATACGTATGATTGGCTAGAGAAATGGAATGAAAAAGAGAAGTTGTATAGTACTAGTACTGAAAAACTATATGGTCTCGCCGAATATTATGTAGAGGATATACAGCAACCTATTTCGAATGCAATAGAGGAATTCTCTATGAGCCAAGTTGTAAGTAAAGAAATTCTGGATGAACTGTTAGCTTTAACTAGAGAATCATATGTTATGTTTGAGAAATTAATTGAGGCAGGCATACAGTCTGGGGAGTTTCGTGAAGATAATACGCGCGAATTGATGTATATTGTGAATGGATTATTATCGGGGCTTGGAGTACTTTACTACGAATTAGATCATAAAGAGCTGAAACGCATTTATAAAAAGGCAATAGATGTATTGTTAAAAGGGATGGCAGCTGAATAA
- a CDS encoding MFS transporter has translation MKKMSRQEKSWILYDWANSVYSLVITTALFPIYFKAAAKEAGLSGATSTAYWGYANSFATLLISILAPILGTVADYKGFKKRFFTFFFGLGIVFTSMLAVVPTSQWYLLLGCYMLALVGFAGANIFYDAFLVDVTSKDRMDRISTRGFALGYIGSTIPFIGCIALIILAQKGTIPLSVGIASQISFAITALWWGLFTIPMLKNVEQTHYIERHPRPIAMSFKRLANTFKNIKEYKTVFMFLIAYFFYIDGVDTIITMSTAYGTDLGISATNLLIILFVTQIVACPFALLYGKLSETFTGKKMLYVGIIIYIIICTYAYFLKTTLDFWILAMLVATSQGGIQALSRSYFAKLVPKEAANEFFGFYNIFGKFAAIMGPVLVGVTTQLTGKTNAGVLSIIVLFIIGGFLLTRVPENDTSVTPPNPKTKTI, from the coding sequence ATGAAAAAAATGTCCAGACAAGAAAAAAGCTGGATATTATATGATTGGGCGAACTCGGTATATTCGCTCGTCATTACAACTGCATTATTTCCAATTTACTTTAAAGCAGCTGCAAAAGAAGCCGGACTATCTGGTGCAACTTCAACAGCCTATTGGGGATATGCAAACTCGTTCGCTACACTTTTAATTTCTATACTTGCTCCTATTCTCGGCACAGTTGCTGATTATAAAGGATTTAAAAAACGATTTTTCACATTCTTCTTTGGGCTTGGTATCGTATTTACAAGTATGCTAGCAGTTGTTCCAACATCACAGTGGTACTTATTACTAGGATGCTATATGCTCGCATTAGTCGGGTTTGCTGGAGCAAATATTTTTTATGATGCATTTTTAGTAGATGTTACATCTAAAGATAGAATGGACCGAATTTCTACAAGAGGCTTTGCATTAGGTTATATTGGGAGCACAATTCCTTTTATCGGTTGTATCGCTCTTATTATTCTTGCTCAAAAAGGAACTATCCCCTTATCGGTCGGAATTGCTAGTCAAATTTCCTTTGCAATAACAGCTCTTTGGTGGGGACTATTTACGATACCAATGCTAAAAAATGTAGAGCAAACACACTATATTGAACGCCATCCAAGACCAATTGCAATGAGCTTCAAGCGCCTTGCTAATACTTTTAAAAATATTAAAGAATATAAAACTGTATTTATGTTCCTAATAGCTTACTTTTTCTACATTGACGGGGTAGATACAATTATTACTATGTCTACTGCTTACGGAACAGATCTCGGTATTAGTGCAACTAATCTATTAATCATCTTATTTGTAACACAAATTGTCGCTTGCCCATTCGCTTTATTATACGGAAAACTATCGGAAACATTTACCGGTAAAAAAATGCTATATGTCGGTATTATCATTTACATCATTATTTGCACATATGCTTATTTCTTAAAAACGACACTAGATTTCTGGATTTTAGCAATGTTGGTTGCTACTTCTCAGGGCGGAATTCAAGCACTTAGCCGTTCTTATTTCGCAAAACTAGTCCCGAAAGAAGCTGCAAATGAATTCTTCGGATTTTATAATATCTTTGGTAAATTCGCAGCAATTATGGGTCCAGTATTAGTAGGTGTCACAACACAATTAACAGGAAAAACGAACGCTGGTGTCCTTAGTATTATTGTCCTATTTATTATCGGTGGGTTCTTATTAACTAGAGTACCTGAAAATGATACGTCCGTTACACCACCTAATCCGAAAACTAAAACAATATAA
- a CDS encoding ROK family protein, with protein MKEYIAFDIGGTQIKYGIVSEIGVVLIHKKVPTEIHLGGEQIVQKLIYLSKKLMTEHTISGIGISTAGIVDIDKGVITGGVDHIPRYANISIVERLQEVLKVPVSIENDVNCAALGEKWKGTGRGESDFIMLTLGTGIGGAIVINGELYRGHSFGAGEWGNMLIEGNTFEEVASISGLIHLVRRYKGEKEWDGKTIFELYDKGDSSVTQAVKIFFKHLAIGISNLAYIFNPKMIIIGGGITERGDDFLNEVKEEIGTYLNQDIYSNCEIKLAQSGNCAGMIGSIYHLLHQYK; from the coding sequence ATGAAAGAGTATATTGCATTTGATATTGGTGGTACGCAAATTAAATATGGAATTGTTTCAGAAATAGGGGTAGTACTAATACATAAAAAGGTCCCAACAGAAATTCACTTGGGCGGGGAACAAATTGTTCAAAAGCTTATATATTTATCAAAAAAGTTAATGACTGAACATACTATTTCCGGAATTGGTATTAGTACAGCGGGAATTGTTGATATTGATAAAGGAGTTATAACGGGAGGTGTGGATCATATTCCGCGTTATGCTAATATTTCTATTGTTGAGAGATTACAAGAAGTATTAAAAGTTCCTGTATCTATTGAAAATGATGTTAATTGTGCAGCCTTAGGCGAGAAATGGAAAGGTACAGGGAGGGGAGAAAGCGATTTTATTATGCTTACGCTTGGAACGGGCATTGGTGGAGCAATTGTTATAAATGGGGAGTTATACCGTGGACATTCGTTTGGCGCTGGGGAATGGGGGAACATGTTAATAGAAGGGAATACTTTTGAGGAGGTTGCCTCAATTTCGGGATTAATTCATCTTGTACGAAGATATAAAGGTGAAAAGGAGTGGGATGGTAAAACAATTTTCGAATTATATGATAAGGGTGATAGCAGTGTTACTCAAGCCGTGAAGATTTTCTTTAAACATTTGGCGATTGGAATTAGTAACCTTGCTTATATTTTTAATCCGAAAATGATTATTATTGGTGGGGGAATTACTGAAAGAGGAGATGATTTCTTAAATGAAGTGAAGGAAGAGATAGGAACATACTTAAATCAAGATATTTATAGTAATTGTGAGATTAAACTTGCGCAAAGCGGCAATTGTGCAGGAATGATTGGTTCTATTTACCACTTATTACATCAGTATAAATAA
- the proS gene encoding proline--tRNA ligase yields MVKEQVQAITKMEEDFAQWYTDIVKKAELVDYSSVKGCMILRPYGYALWENMQKVMDEKLKESGHENVYMPMFIPESLLQKEKDHVEGFAPEVAWVTHGGDEKLAERLCVRPTSETLFCEHFSKIVQSYNDLPKLYNQWCSVVRWEKTTRPFLRTTEFLWQEGHTIHETAEESQAETLNILNLYASFCEDYLAIPVIKGQKTEKEKFAGAKATYTIESLMHDGKALQTGTSHNFGTNFSEAFDIKFLDRNGKWRYVHQTSWGVSTRMIGGLIMVHSDNNGLVMPPKVAPVQVVIVPIAQHKEGVLEKATELQGRIQKVARVKIDASNKTPGWKFNEYEMKGVPIRLEVGPKDIEKNQVVLVRRDTKEKEFIAMDQLEELIPSLLEEIHHSLFNKAKVFRDENTYSVTNFEEMKKAADEKQGFIKAMWCGELACEEKLKEEVGVSSRCMPFEQEHLADECIYCSKEAKHMVYWGKAY; encoded by the coding sequence ATGGTAAAAGAACAAGTACAAGCCATTACGAAGATGGAAGAAGACTTTGCTCAGTGGTATACCGATATTGTAAAAAAAGCGGAGCTTGTTGATTATTCAAGTGTGAAAGGTTGTATGATTTTACGTCCATACGGTTATGCATTATGGGAAAATATGCAGAAAGTGATGGATGAAAAATTAAAAGAATCTGGTCATGAAAATGTGTACATGCCAATGTTTATTCCAGAGAGTTTATTACAAAAAGAGAAAGATCATGTTGAAGGATTTGCTCCTGAAGTAGCATGGGTTACGCATGGCGGGGATGAAAAGTTAGCGGAAAGACTTTGTGTACGTCCTACATCTGAAACTTTATTCTGTGAGCATTTCTCAAAGATTGTTCAATCATATAATGATTTGCCAAAGTTATATAATCAGTGGTGTTCAGTAGTTCGTTGGGAAAAGACAACGAGACCATTCCTTCGTACAACTGAATTTTTATGGCAAGAAGGTCATACGATTCATGAAACGGCAGAAGAATCGCAAGCTGAAACGTTAAATATTTTAAACCTATATGCTTCTTTCTGTGAAGATTACTTAGCAATACCAGTCATTAAAGGACAAAAAACAGAAAAAGAAAAGTTTGCAGGAGCGAAGGCAACTTATACGATTGAAAGTTTAATGCATGATGGAAAAGCACTTCAAACAGGAACATCTCATAACTTTGGAACGAATTTCTCTGAAGCATTTGATATTAAGTTTTTAGATCGTAACGGTAAGTGGCGATATGTACACCAAACTTCGTGGGGTGTATCAACGAGAATGATAGGTGGACTTATTATGGTCCATAGCGATAATAACGGACTTGTAATGCCGCCAAAAGTCGCTCCAGTACAAGTTGTTATTGTACCTATTGCTCAGCATAAAGAAGGTGTGTTAGAAAAAGCAACAGAGTTACAAGGACGTATTCAGAAGGTTGCGCGTGTGAAAATAGATGCTAGCAATAAAACACCGGGCTGGAAATTTAATGAGTATGAAATGAAGGGTGTTCCAATTAGATTAGAAGTTGGTCCAAAGGATATTGAAAAGAATCAAGTTGTACTTGTAAGGCGAGATACGAAAGAAAAAGAGTTTATAGCAATGGATCAATTAGAAGAACTTATTCCATCATTACTTGAGGAAATTCATCATTCTTTATTTAATAAAGCAAAAGTATTTCGCGATGAGAATACGTATAGTGTGACGAATTTCGAAGAGATGAAAAAAGCAGCTGATGAAAAGCAAGGGTTTATTAAGGCGATGTGGTGTGGAGAACTAGCTTGTGAAGAGAAACTAAAAGAAGAAGTTGGAGTATCTTCACGCTGTATGCCTTTTGAACAAGAACATTTAGCTGACGAATGTATTTACTGTAGTAAAGAAGCAAAGCACATGGTCTATTGGGGAAAAGCATATTAA
- a CDS encoding TerD family protein, whose product MPIILEKGQKIDLTKGQPRVAKLQVGLGWDPIGQSGGFLSSLFGSKPSVDCDASVVMLEGDRFLNKNDLVYFGNKLSTCGSIIHSGDNLTGEGAGDDETIFVELHKVPSRINRLVFVVNIYDCVNRRQDFGMIRNAYIRIQNPQTGEELARYNLSDNYAGKMTLIAGEMYRDGNEWKFSAVGEGTQDKNLSEIVSRYQ is encoded by the coding sequence ATGCCTATTATTTTAGAAAAAGGACAAAAGATTGATTTAACGAAAGGACAACCGAGAGTAGCGAAACTGCAGGTTGGCTTAGGCTGGGATCCAATTGGGCAATCAGGTGGGTTTCTGTCTTCTTTATTTGGAAGTAAACCAAGTGTAGATTGTGATGCATCTGTTGTTATGTTAGAAGGGGATCGTTTTTTAAACAAAAATGATCTAGTTTACTTCGGCAACAAACTTTCTACTTGTGGTAGTATCATTCATTCAGGAGATAATTTAACAGGTGAAGGCGCTGGTGACGACGAAACAATTTTCGTAGAATTACATAAAGTTCCGAGCCGTATTAATCGTTTAGTATTCGTTGTAAATATCTATGACTGTGTAAATCGTCGTCAAGATTTTGGGATGATTCGCAATGCATATATTCGTATTCAAAACCCACAAACAGGTGAAGAATTAGCGCGTTATAACTTGTCAGATAATTACGCTGGCAAAATGACTTTAATTGCAGGGGAAATGTATCGAGACGGAAACGAATGGAAGTTTTCAGCAGTTGGAGAAGGAACACAAGATAAAAACTTAAGTGAGATTGTATCACGTTACCAATAA